A single region of the Chryseobacterium culicis genome encodes:
- a CDS encoding helix-turn-helix domain-containing protein: MELQPEYNEYRISVPQEFENVFTHFYFAENTSEISVTKTLLPTYQTILLFCFGESATMSTREKTIISVDKCMVFGPVRQSFDYTLPAGCSILVANFKDDAFFRFFGKISIMQSVKHPDELLKENCFTDLWHQLTALHATTEQVNHILEFCRPYLQDRDITSQLLSSFENDLLNPVKVIAEQTHQTERNIQRKQKEQFGYSLKELNRYNRFLKAIKIIEEETEKQNQVKWFVIIDECGYYDQSQLIHDFKHFINISPAQYLKFQQEICNPKTK; encoded by the coding sequence ATGGAATTACAACCGGAATATAATGAGTATAGAATTTCAGTTCCTCAGGAATTTGAAAATGTATTTACTCATTTTTATTTTGCTGAAAATACTTCTGAGATATCAGTAACCAAAACACTTTTACCCACTTATCAGACGATCCTGTTATTTTGTTTCGGAGAAAGTGCCACGATGTCTACACGGGAAAAGACCATCATAAGTGTTGATAAATGTATGGTATTCGGTCCGGTGAGACAATCTTTTGACTATACGCTTCCGGCAGGATGTTCTATTCTTGTCGCCAATTTTAAAGATGATGCATTCTTTAGATTTTTTGGGAAAATATCCATTATGCAATCGGTAAAACATCCGGATGAACTGTTGAAAGAAAACTGTTTTACAGATCTGTGGCATCAGCTGACAGCATTACATGCTACTACAGAACAGGTGAATCATATCTTAGAATTCTGCAGACCTTATCTGCAAGATCGGGATATTACCAGCCAGCTTCTGAGCAGTTTTGAGAATGATCTTCTAAACCCTGTTAAAGTCATTGCTGAACAGACTCATCAAACAGAAAGAAACATCCAGCGAAAACAGAAAGAGCAGTTTGGGTATTCTTTAAAAGAACTTAACCGTTACAACCGTTTTTTAAAAGCCATCAAAATTATTGAAGAGGAAACCGAAAAACAAAATCAGGTCAAATGGTTTGTCATTATTGATGAGTGTGGTTATTATGATCAAAGCCAGCTTATTCATGATTTCAAGCATTTTATCAACATTTCTCCTGCTCAGTATTTAAAATTCCAGCAGGAGATCTGCAACCCAAAAACGAAATAG
- a CDS encoding serine hydrolase domain-containing protein, with amino-acid sequence MKLLTLFFLFIFSLKFSAQQYGKELDRYFTALTNLKNFNGNVKIAKNNTILLDKTYNIPHEDKALKVNRNSKFIIASVSKIFVKYGILKLAEQGKIKLSDPLNLYIRDFPNGEKISIENLLFHQSGLPREIKDYEKYDHLSLDKIIELARQEALQFEPGTQTLYSNVGYFILHYIIGKVSDKGYWDFIQTEIIKKYQLKNTGEFNSAQSLSDFAYGFSGENGKITPVPQNNINRFETGNYFSTTDDLYNFSKQLISGKHLRKDLILTMFGNNSQLIQAGGRPGYRAYYYQDLKSGITFIFTSNFTDIPFQKVTEDIINLLNGQPYQIPQKINKKAIEVPDEILKQYTGKFALEADQSQVFTVILEDHFLYILDKDGEKTKIYPESQHSFFDNPESEDGYQFLSDNNHQYHLIIISTGVRLKTKRVQ; translated from the coding sequence ATGAAGCTCTTGACACTTTTCTTCCTATTTATTTTTTCCCTCAAGTTTTCTGCTCAGCAATATGGGAAAGAGCTGGATCGCTATTTTACAGCGCTGACCAATCTGAAAAATTTTAATGGGAATGTAAAAATTGCCAAAAACAATACAATTCTTCTTGATAAAACATATAACATTCCCCATGAAGACAAAGCATTAAAGGTGAACAGAAACAGTAAATTCATCATTGCTTCAGTTTCCAAGATCTTTGTAAAATATGGAATCTTAAAACTTGCTGAGCAGGGAAAAATCAAGCTTTCAGATCCTCTTAATCTATACATCAGAGATTTTCCCAATGGTGAAAAAATTTCTATTGAGAATCTTTTATTTCATCAATCCGGATTGCCAAGAGAAATCAAAGACTATGAAAAATATGACCATCTGAGTCTTGACAAAATAATAGAACTGGCCAGACAGGAAGCACTGCAATTCGAGCCTGGAACGCAAACTTTATATTCAAATGTAGGATATTTCATTCTTCACTACATTATTGGTAAAGTATCGGATAAAGGGTATTGGGATTTCATTCAGACAGAAATCATCAAAAAGTATCAGCTAAAGAATACGGGTGAGTTCAACTCTGCCCAGTCATTATCAGATTTTGCTTATGGATTTTCAGGTGAAAATGGCAAAATTACCCCGGTTCCTCAGAACAATATCAACAGATTTGAGACCGGAAACTATTTTTCAACTACGGATGATCTGTATAATTTCAGCAAACAACTTATTTCGGGGAAGCATCTCAGAAAAGATCTTATCCTTACAATGTTCGGAAACAACAGCCAATTGATACAGGCAGGAGGCCGGCCCGGCTACAGAGCCTATTATTATCAGGATTTAAAATCGGGTATTACTTTTATTTTCACCTCAAATTTCACAGATATTCCATTTCAGAAGGTGACAGAAGATATTATTAATCTTTTAAACGGCCAACCTTATCAAATTCCTCAGAAGATTAACAAAAAAGCCATTGAAGTTCCTGATGAGATTCTAAAACAATACACCGGAAAGTTTGCTCTTGAAGCAGATCAGTCACAGGTTTTCACTGTTATCTTAGAAGATCATTTTCTCTATATCCTTGATAAAGACGGTGAAAAAACCAAGATTTATCCTGAGTCACAACATTCTTTTTTTGACAATCCCGAATCTGAGGACGGGTATCAGTTTTTAAGTGACAATAACCATCAATATCATTTAATTATCATTTCTACAGGAGTTCGATTAAAAACCAAACGGGTACAATAA
- a CDS encoding DUF1801 domain-containing protein produces MNIQEQIQNYIHSQPEPKRNDMQELHQIILELMPECQLWFLDGKDSENKTVSNPNIGYGLYTLQYAGGKTRDFYQIGMSANTTGISIYVMNISDKKYLSETYGEKIGKASVTGYCIKFKALKDINIEILKAAILDGLKE; encoded by the coding sequence ATGAATATTCAAGAACAAATCCAAAATTATATCCACAGCCAGCCAGAACCAAAACGTAATGATATGCAGGAACTTCATCAAATCATTCTTGAGCTCATGCCGGAATGCCAGCTATGGTTTCTTGATGGTAAAGACAGTGAAAATAAAACTGTTTCTAATCCTAATATCGGATATGGATTGTATACCTTGCAATATGCAGGTGGAAAAACCCGAGACTTTTACCAAATTGGAATGAGCGCCAATACAACCGGTATCTCAATCTATGTTATGAACATCAGTGATAAAAAATATTTATCCGAAACGTATGGAGAAAAAATAGGTAAAGCCAGCGTAACAGGATATTGTATTAAATTCAAAGCTCTGAAAGATATCAACATTGAAATACTGAAAGCAGCGATACTGGATGGACTGAAAGAATAA
- a CDS encoding TetR/AcrR family transcriptional regulator translates to MKKEKVRERIIRVASELFYKQGYNSTGINQIIAEANIAIGSLYNHFSSKNDLLQAYLIKEELGWFEGYENSISTISDPKEKLLALIDYRKKLQQASKFAGCHFIKIVSEIGEGNPSVSAFATQHKEKQKDLIRTLAHEYGTEAKLTDTDSIADHIFLLIEGAVVTSTINKQTDSFDQIKKIVQGLLP, encoded by the coding sequence ATGAAAAAAGAAAAAGTACGCGAGAGGATTATCAGGGTTGCTTCAGAATTGTTTTATAAACAAGGGTATAATTCTACGGGGATCAATCAGATTATTGCAGAAGCGAATATTGCCATTGGGTCTTTGTACAATCATTTTTCATCCAAAAATGATCTTCTTCAGGCCTATCTTATCAAAGAGGAGCTTGGCTGGTTTGAAGGATATGAAAACAGTATATCCACGATTTCAGACCCGAAAGAAAAACTTCTTGCCCTCATTGACTACAGAAAAAAACTGCAGCAGGCCTCAAAATTTGCAGGCTGTCATTTCATTAAAATTGTCTCCGAAATAGGAGAGGGAAATCCTTCTGTTTCCGCTTTTGCTACGCAGCATAAAGAAAAACAAAAGGATCTGATTAGAACACTTGCCCATGAATATGGAACAGAGGCGAAGCTGACTGACACAGATTCAATAGCAGATCATATTTTTCTGCTCATCGAAGGAGCTGTTGTTACCTCTACAATCAACAAACAAACTGATTCTTTTGACCAGATAAAAAAAATTGTTCAGGGTTTATTGCCCTAA
- a CDS encoding NAD-dependent epimerase/dehydratase family protein, whose translation MTKNNISLVSGANGHLGNNLVRFLLEKGIPVRAAVRNTKNKKPFDGLDCELVQADITDKASFVKALQGVETFYAVGASFKLWAKNPKKEIYEVNINGTRNTIEAAAEAGVKKIVYVSSIAALNYTNLPTRESNGYNPDRRDMYYNSKNDGEKLAFDLALKLGIELVSVMPSAMIGSKAFLPLNVSYGILKLILNKKIPVDTKITLNWIDVKDVAEGCFLAAEKGRSGERYILANEKCMTITDTTILANTLYPELKLNIPRSVPKGILVTIAALMELTAKLSGKPPVLTRKDIAMFSGLQQDFDISKARNELGFNPKSPEHAVTEALEYLMKNPEMLREV comes from the coding sequence ATGACAAAGAATAATATAAGTCTTGTTTCAGGAGCAAATGGACATCTGGGAAATAATTTAGTCAGATTTTTACTGGAAAAAGGGATTCCGGTAAGAGCTGCTGTAAGAAATACAAAAAACAAAAAACCTTTTGACGGATTGGATTGTGAGCTGGTACAAGCGGATATTACCGACAAAGCTTCTTTTGTAAAAGCATTGCAGGGAGTGGAAACATTCTATGCTGTAGGCGCTTCTTTCAAATTATGGGCTAAAAATCCTAAAAAGGAAATCTATGAAGTAAACATCAATGGTACGCGGAATACTATTGAAGCTGCCGCAGAAGCAGGCGTAAAAAAAATAGTATATGTAAGTTCTATTGCTGCTCTCAATTATACAAACTTACCTACCAGAGAAAGCAATGGTTATAATCCGGATCGAAGAGATATGTATTATAATTCTAAGAATGACGGGGAGAAACTGGCATTTGATCTGGCTTTAAAACTAGGGATAGAATTAGTTTCGGTGATGCCTTCTGCCATGATTGGAAGTAAAGCATTTTTACCACTCAATGTTTCTTATGGTATACTGAAGCTTATTCTCAACAAAAAAATTCCTGTAGATACAAAAATTACCCTGAACTGGATAGATGTGAAGGATGTTGCAGAAGGATGTTTTTTAGCCGCTGAAAAAGGACGTTCGGGTGAACGTTATATTTTGGCCAATGAAAAATGCATGACGATCACAGATACAACTATTCTGGCCAATACCCTTTATCCAGAGCTGAAGCTGAATATTCCCCGTTCCGTTCCCAAAGGAATTCTGGTTACCATTGCTGCTCTCATGGAACTTACCGCAAAATTGAGTGGAAAACCACCCGTACTTACCCGAAAAGATATTGCCATGTTTTCCGGATTACAACAGGATTTTGATATTTCTAAAGCCAGAAATGAATTAGGATTCAATCCTAAAAGTCCTGAACACGCTGTGACAGAAGCGTTAGAGTATCTCATGAAAAATCCTGAAATGCTGCGAGAGGTTTAA
- a CDS encoding GNAT family N-acetyltransferase encodes MKNNIFNSHNMTIRKGINDDLPEMLQLFTATIDEICKKDYDLQQLEAWKSGAENKERWMKMMRDQHVLIALTENKMVGFCTLDQGNYIDLLFVHKDYQHKGIASMLYNWVEKEALQHHERELTANVSKTARPFFEKNGFQVVMEQTVYVKGIAMMNYKMAKTLIF; translated from the coding sequence ATGAAGAACAATATATTCAACAGTCATAACATGACCATCAGAAAAGGGATTAACGATGATCTCCCGGAGATGCTGCAGCTTTTCACAGCAACTATAGACGAGATATGTAAAAAAGACTATGATCTTCAACAGCTTGAAGCATGGAAATCCGGTGCAGAGAACAAGGAAAGGTGGATGAAAATGATGAGAGATCAGCATGTTTTGATTGCTCTCACCGAAAATAAAATGGTGGGATTCTGTACTCTTGATCAGGGAAATTACATTGACCTGCTTTTTGTACACAAAGATTATCAGCATAAAGGAATTGCCTCAATGCTTTACAATTGGGTTGAAAAAGAAGCCCTGCAACATCATGAGAGAGAACTTACAGCTAATGTGAGCAAAACAGCCAGACCCTTTTTTGAAAAAAACGGTTTTCAGGTTGTTATGGAGCAAACAGTGTATGTAAAAGGAATTGCTATGATGAATTATAAAATGGCAAAAACACTTATCTTTTAA
- a CDS encoding Crp/Fnr family transcriptional regulator, with protein MHDKLLQHIYSGHDLSQEETEAVKKYFEPVSFSKNIIIEEAGKIPQYLYYIVSGYLRLFYTDENGHEVTTHINCPPGFFTSYSDYINSTVSENNLEAITDAQLLSISQENLNHLIGQSQAMKDFSISIFQQSITYNEKRSRELSVLNAEQRYLKLMNDYPGIIQNVPIQYIASFLGMKPESLSRIRRKIIN; from the coding sequence ATGCATGACAAGCTTTTACAACATATTTATTCCGGCCATGATTTGAGTCAGGAAGAAACAGAAGCAGTCAAAAAATATTTTGAGCCTGTATCATTTTCAAAAAATATCATTATAGAAGAGGCGGGAAAAATACCTCAATATCTTTATTATATTGTTTCAGGCTACCTCAGACTTTTTTATACCGATGAAAATGGCCATGAAGTAACCACTCATATCAACTGTCCGCCTGGATTTTTTACCTCTTATTCAGATTATATCAACAGTACAGTTTCTGAAAATAATTTAGAAGCGATCACCGATGCTCAACTTTTGAGCATCTCCCAAGAAAACCTGAATCATTTGATCGGCCAAAGCCAGGCGATGAAGGATTTTAGTATTTCAATTTTTCAACAATCGATTACCTATAACGAAAAACGTTCCAGAGAGTTATCTGTTTTAAATGCTGAACAGCGATACCTGAAACTCATGAATGATTATCCTGGCATCATTCAAAATGTTCCTATCCAATACATCGCATCATTTTTAGGAATGAAGCCAGAAAGCCTGAGCAGAATCCGGAGGAAAATAATTAACTAA
- a CDS encoding MFS transporter, giving the protein MKHKYLNLLVILLGQLLVIMDIFIINVSIPSIQRDLHASHGEMQFMIAAYLIGFASLLITGGRLGDLYGRKRIYIFGLIAFMISSIVCGVSVGAGQLVISRFVQGISAAMMAPQVLSMIQILFPVHQERTKAMGWYGTTIGIGTVLGQFLGGYFSSLTVMEEPWRLIFLMNIPICIPAIFLSLKLLNESKIPVKQSFNAGGVLILSAGLFCATYALTMSEHEGLHLKNVSLMIISGGILFSFIKNQKKRIQNERSYLIDFELFRYQNFNLGIVAVSFFFIMLDSYFYILSLFFQDGLKMSPLEAGEIIVFQGLGFILASVISVKLILKYGKKALIAGLGFIILILMLQLFLFRMQTGFPVFCLLLFLYGLGIGSIIPSLANIALSGMSEKLIGNASGVYNTFQQIAAIVGIVAVGSIFYYFLGTKPSVQQYHNAFSVTLLINILCLIFVMACIFKVPDYVLPEMKNRK; this is encoded by the coding sequence ATGAAACATAAGTATTTGAATTTGTTAGTGATATTATTGGGTCAGTTGTTGGTAATAATGGATATTTTTATCATCAATGTGTCTATACCTTCCATACAGCGTGACCTTCATGCTTCTCATGGAGAAATGCAGTTCATGATTGCCGCTTATCTTATAGGATTTGCTTCTTTACTGATTACAGGAGGCAGATTGGGAGATCTGTACGGAAGAAAAAGGATTTATATTTTCGGATTGATTGCCTTTATGATAAGTTCTATTGTTTGTGGAGTTTCTGTAGGAGCTGGTCAGCTGGTAATTTCAAGATTTGTACAAGGAATCAGTGCTGCCATGATGGCTCCTCAGGTACTTTCCATGATACAGATTTTATTTCCCGTTCATCAGGAACGCACCAAAGCGATGGGATGGTATGGAACTACTATCGGGATTGGAACCGTTTTGGGACAGTTTCTCGGAGGATACTTTTCATCTTTGACTGTTATGGAAGAGCCATGGAGACTTATTTTTCTGATGAATATTCCCATCTGCATACCCGCTATTTTTCTTAGCCTGAAATTATTGAACGAATCTAAAATACCTGTAAAACAATCTTTCAATGCTGGTGGAGTTCTCATTCTTTCTGCAGGATTGTTCTGTGCAACGTATGCTTTGACAATGTCTGAACATGAAGGTCTTCATCTTAAAAATGTTTCATTAATGATTATTTCCGGTGGAATTTTATTCAGTTTTATAAAAAACCAGAAGAAGAGAATCCAAAATGAACGTTCCTATCTGATTGATTTTGAATTATTCCGTTATCAAAATTTCAATTTGGGAATTGTGGCGGTTTCTTTCTTTTTTATTATGCTGGATTCCTATTTTTATATTCTGTCTCTGTTTTTTCAGGATGGACTAAAGATGAGCCCGTTAGAGGCTGGAGAGATCATTGTTTTTCAGGGATTGGGTTTTATTTTAGCTTCAGTCATTTCTGTAAAGCTCATTTTGAAATATGGGAAAAAAGCCCTGATAGCAGGGCTTGGCTTTATAATCTTGATTCTTATGCTTCAGTTATTTTTATTCAGGATGCAGACTGGTTTTCCCGTTTTCTGTCTGCTTTTATTTTTGTATGGGCTGGGAATAGGATCTATTATTCCTTCACTGGCGAATATTGCCTTATCAGGAATGTCTGAAAAATTGATTGGAAATGCTTCCGGGGTTTATAATACTTTTCAACAGATTGCTGCTATAGTCGGGATTGTTGCTGTAGGAAGTATTTTCTATTATTTTCTGGGAACAAAACCTTCCGTACAGCAGTATCACAATGCCTTTTCCGTTACTTTACTGATTAATATTCTATGTTTGATTTTTGTAATGGCCTGTATTTTTAAGGTTCCGGATTATGTTCTTCCTGAAATGAAAAACAGAAAATAA
- a CDS encoding VOC family protein, with the protein MKSLSLFLIFILLTVSCSQSQKPNPLKNMKSSNPVVYFEIPVHDLARAEKFYSAVFNFSFEKEIIDRYEMALFPFEEKNSGITGALAKGDVYKPSKNGVIIYFKAENIDQTLEKVLQQGGSVLYPKRIDEKYGFAVAEFEDSEGNRIALHETVK; encoded by the coding sequence ATGAAATCACTGTCACTCTTTTTGATATTTATATTGCTAACCGTATCTTGCAGTCAATCACAGAAACCTAATCCTTTAAAAAATATGAAATCTTCCAATCCTGTTGTCTACTTTGAAATTCCCGTGCATGATCTGGCGCGTGCTGAAAAGTTCTATTCTGCTGTTTTCAACTTTAGTTTTGAGAAAGAAATCATAGACCGCTATGAGATGGCATTGTTTCCATTTGAAGAAAAAAACAGTGGTATAACAGGAGCATTAGCTAAAGGAGATGTCTACAAACCTTCCAAAAATGGTGTCATTATTTATTTTAAAGCAGAAAATATTGACCAAACATTGGAAAAAGTTCTACAACAGGGAGGTTCTGTTCTTTACCCTAAAAGGATAGATGAAAAATATGGTTTTGCGGTAGCAGAATTTGAAGATTCGGAAGGCAACAGAATAGCGCTGCATGAAACGGTAAAGTAG
- a CDS encoding serine hydrolase domain-containing protein — MEAQTKGYEKKIDSIIQTEFGNKEEPGGVFLISQNGKSLYRKAFGKANLELNVNMTPDHVFQIGSMTKQFTAVAILMLEQQGKLNVNDPISKYIKDYPNGDKITIHHLLTHTSGIKDFTKIKSLPSIAQKEMKPEEMVNFFKNEPVDFAPGEKFDYNNSGYVVLGYIIELVSGTSYEDFIKKNIFDKAGMTHSYYASDRKVIPQRAYGYHKKEHGFVNKTVISFSVPFSSGSLMSTTDDMLKWQQALNQNLLLDLNETQKAFQKYKLNNGEEFTYGYGWHLKDINGIPDREHGGSVFGFKSMGIYIPGEDLYVIGLSNCDCHSPTEITQNIAKAALQAIKTSAKKP, encoded by the coding sequence ATGGAGGCACAAACAAAAGGATATGAAAAGAAAATTGACAGTATTATCCAGACTGAATTTGGAAATAAAGAGGAACCGGGAGGTGTTTTTTTAATTTCACAAAACGGAAAAAGTCTCTATCGTAAGGCATTTGGAAAAGCCAATCTTGAACTCAATGTCAATATGACGCCGGATCATGTTTTCCAGATCGGATCAATGACCAAACAGTTTACTGCTGTGGCGATTCTCATGCTTGAACAGCAGGGAAAACTTAATGTTAATGATCCCATTTCGAAATACATCAAAGATTATCCTAACGGAGATAAGATTACCATTCACCACCTTCTGACCCATACTTCAGGAATTAAAGATTTTACGAAAATAAAATCATTGCCTTCTATTGCTCAAAAAGAAATGAAGCCTGAAGAAATGGTCAATTTTTTCAAAAACGAACCTGTCGATTTTGCACCAGGTGAGAAGTTTGATTACAATAACTCCGGGTATGTCGTGTTGGGATACATCATTGAGCTGGTTTCCGGAACTTCTTATGAGGATTTTATCAAGAAAAACATCTTTGATAAAGCAGGAATGACCCATTCTTATTATGCTTCCGACAGAAAAGTAATTCCTCAGAGAGCGTACGGCTATCACAAAAAAGAACATGGATTTGTGAATAAAACCGTAATCAGTTTCAGTGTTCCGTTTTCTTCCGGTTCATTGATGTCCACAACAGACGATATGTTGAAATGGCAGCAGGCCTTAAACCAAAATTTATTATTGGATTTAAATGAAACCCAAAAAGCTTTTCAAAAGTATAAGCTGAACAATGGTGAAGAGTTTACCTATGGATACGGATGGCACTTGAAAGACATCAATGGAATTCCTGACCGTGAGCATGGAGGAAGTGTCTTCGGATTTAAAAGCATGGGAATTTACATTCCAGGTGAAGATCTCTATGTGATAGGACTCAGCAATTGTGACTGCCACTCTCCTACAGAAATTACCCAAAATATTGCTAAGGCTGCTTTACAAGCAATCAAAACCTCAGCAAAGAAACCTTAG
- a CDS encoding YqaE/Pmp3 family membrane protein, whose product MLLAILLPFLSFMVRGKILTGIICLILQITLIGWLPAAIWAVLSLNNARADQRNDKLIKAMRENKK is encoded by the coding sequence ATGTTACTAGCCATATTACTTCCTTTCTTATCTTTCATGGTCCGTGGAAAAATTCTCACCGGAATTATTTGTCTGATTTTACAGATCACACTGATCGGATGGCTTCCTGCTGCAATCTGGGCGGTACTTTCTTTAAATAATGCAAGAGCAGATCAACGTAATGATAAGCTGATTAAAGCAATGCGTGAGAATAAAAAGTAA
- a CDS encoding TetR/AcrR family transcriptional regulator gives MMKTKDKILSKALELFNDKGYNNITTRHIAAELNISAGNLHYHFRHSEDLIKILFSELTLKMDELLKQMKKTEDKTLDDLYQFTYSICRIFYSYRFIFINFIDILNQNPDIKASYEGINFSRKEEFQQIFSDLQKSNIFQKDVPHFIIDGLVEQIFIIADNWLTHNRLILKLGQKEAIHHYTLLQMNLFYPILNKEQQKLYEEQYIQQS, from the coding sequence ATGATGAAGACCAAGGATAAAATTCTGTCTAAAGCACTGGAATTATTTAATGACAAGGGGTACAACAATATTACCACCAGGCATATTGCGGCTGAACTCAATATCAGTGCGGGAAATCTGCATTATCATTTCAGACATTCAGAAGACCTCATTAAAATCCTTTTCTCTGAGCTTACTCTGAAAATGGATGAGCTGCTGAAACAAATGAAAAAAACAGAGGATAAAACACTGGATGATCTTTATCAGTTCACGTATTCTATCTGCAGAATTTTTTATTCTTATCGTTTCATCTTCATCAATTTTATAGATATTCTGAATCAAAATCCTGATATCAAAGCCAGCTATGAAGGGATTAATTTCAGCAGGAAAGAAGAATTTCAGCAGATCTTTTCAGATCTTCAGAAGAGCAATATATTTCAGAAAGATGTTCCTCATTTTATTATAGATGGACTTGTTGAACAGATTTTCATCATTGCAGACAACTGGCTTACCCACAACAGGCTTATATTAAAACTCGGTCAGAAAGAGGCAATACACCACTATACGCTTCTGCAGATGAATCTTTTTTATCCGATTCTCAATAAAGAACAGCAAAAACTGTATGAAGAACAATATATTCAACAGTCATAA
- a CDS encoding NAD(P)H-dependent oxidoreductase, with product MRHLIIYAHPNDNSLNHHLLNTVVETLQSRNQEVIVRDLYTIGFDPVLSLADMQEQRLGKVSKDIKIEQEHISWAEQITFIYPIWWTGLPAIMKGYIDRVFSYGFAYRYDQGIQKGLLKGKKTVILNTHGKSHEEYEKTGMDKALTLTSDHGIFMYSGLEIIRHLFFDKADKASSEDLEIWKSQVENLFSEPVFNY from the coding sequence ATGAGACATTTAATCATTTACGCGCACCCTAATGATAACAGTTTAAATCATCATCTTTTAAATACTGTTGTGGAAACACTCCAATCCCGTAATCAGGAAGTTATCGTGAGAGATCTGTATACCATCGGTTTTGATCCGGTTCTTTCCTTGGCTGATATGCAGGAACAACGTTTGGGAAAAGTATCAAAGGATATAAAAATTGAGCAGGAGCACATTTCATGGGCAGAGCAGATTACATTTATCTATCCTATCTGGTGGACAGGTCTTCCTGCAATCATGAAGGGCTATATAGACCGCGTTTTCAGTTATGGTTTTGCTTACCGCTATGATCAGGGCATCCAAAAAGGGCTTTTGAAAGGCAAAAAGACCGTTATTCTCAATACTCATGGGAAATCTCATGAAGAATATGAAAAAACAGGAATGGATAAAGCCCTGACTTTAACTTCTGATCATGGTATTTTCATGTACTCCGGACTGGAAATCATAAGACATTTATTTTTTGATAAAGCAGATAAAGCTTCTTCCGAAGATCTGGAAATCTGGAAAAGTCAGGTTGAAAATTTATTTTCCGAACCTGTATTTAACTATTAA